Proteins encoded by one window of Kribbella italica:
- a CDS encoding ATP-grasp domain-containing protein, whose amino-acid sequence MLLVPGDPLNPRRDDPHFAAQAAAARALGVRVARIDHDALARAATAEESAAAVTGVPADDDAVYRGWMLSSTQYAALAQALEARNVQLRTSPDEYRTAHELPGWYEGLRTVTPESVWTEGSDLTALLKATRALGDGAGVLRDYVKSMKHYWTEACYLPDLTDEAAVERIGARFLELREDAFTGGFVVRRFEHFTGSEARTWWVGGRCVLTTPHPDTPDDLPTGLDLIEVEPLVAELALPFVTVDLTRTAAGTWRVVELGDGQVSDWPAGQDPAELIAALFSP is encoded by the coding sequence ATGCTGCTGGTACCGGGGGACCCTCTCAATCCGCGGCGCGACGATCCACACTTCGCCGCGCAAGCAGCAGCCGCGCGCGCCCTGGGGGTCAGGGTCGCCCGGATCGACCATGACGCTCTGGCGCGTGCCGCGACGGCCGAGGAGTCCGCGGCGGCGGTGACCGGCGTACCGGCCGATGACGACGCCGTCTATCGCGGCTGGATGCTCTCCTCGACGCAGTACGCAGCTCTGGCCCAGGCGCTGGAGGCTCGCAACGTGCAGCTGCGGACCTCCCCCGACGAGTACCGGACCGCCCACGAACTCCCCGGCTGGTACGAGGGCCTTCGCACCGTCACCCCGGAGTCCGTCTGGACCGAGGGCAGCGACCTCACCGCGCTGTTGAAGGCGACCCGCGCCCTGGGCGACGGCGCCGGTGTCCTGCGGGACTACGTGAAGTCGATGAAGCACTACTGGACCGAGGCCTGCTACCTGCCCGACCTCACCGACGAGGCGGCGGTCGAGCGGATCGGCGCGCGCTTCCTGGAGCTGCGCGAGGACGCGTTCACCGGCGGGTTCGTCGTACGGCGGTTCGAGCACTTCACCGGCTCGGAGGCCCGCACCTGGTGGGTCGGCGGCCGCTGCGTCCTCACGACTCCGCACCCGGACACCCCGGACGACCTACCCACCGGGCTCGACCTGATCGAGGTCGAACCGCTCGTCGCCGAGCTGGCCCTCCCCTTCGTCACGGTCGACCTCACGCGGACCGCTGCAGGCACCTGGCGAGTCGTCGAGCTGGGCGACGGTCAGGTCAGCGACTGGCCGGCTGGTCAGGACCCTGCCGAGCTCATCGCGGCTCTGTTCTCGCCCTGA